A portion of the Deltaproteobacteria bacterium genome contains these proteins:
- a CDS encoding amidase gives MAELAYLSAIEIAGLIREKKLSSREATDYFLARVEKLDKPINSVVTIDAERARKEADAADAAFARGEGKGALHGVPMTVKDSLQTKGMKTTSGAPELAHFVPTEDAWPVARVREAGAIVFGKTNLPIYAGDLQSYNEVFGTTNNPYDLTRTPGGSSGGSGAALACGFTPIEIGSDIGGSIRLPSHMSGVVGHKPTFGIVPAHGQIPGPPGTLTLADLAVIGPMARTVEDLELGLDLMVGPNRWDGPAWKIELPKPRHATLREYRIAAWLDDPRCSVDPEVRGLLEKAAQSLASAGATVDMKARPGFTLEKVVDTFMALLQAALAGGNSREKIEAFAVSQGDTAVAKTRRLLAMRHREWLSYNERRLQMRKQWEEFFQSWDIMLLPVMPCEAIKHDQSEPQAGRTVIVAGEARPYWDMVSWMAPAGACYLPATVVPVGQLKNGLPIGIQIVGPYLHDRSTLHVAKELLKLVGGCPRPEGF, from the coding sequence ATGGCTGAACTTGCATATCTCAGTGCCATCGAGATCGCTGGGCTGATTCGCGAGAAAAAGCTGTCAAGCCGCGAGGCGACCGACTATTTTCTCGCACGGGTGGAAAAACTCGACAAACCGATCAATTCTGTCGTCACCATCGATGCCGAGCGCGCGCGCAAAGAGGCTGATGCGGCTGATGCTGCGTTTGCACGTGGAGAGGGAAAGGGCGCTCTGCATGGTGTGCCGATGACGGTCAAAGATTCCCTACAGACCAAGGGCATGAAGACGACGTCTGGTGCACCGGAACTCGCACACTTTGTTCCCACGGAAGATGCGTGGCCTGTTGCGCGTGTTCGTGAAGCTGGGGCGATTGTCTTTGGCAAAACCAACTTACCGATCTACGCGGGAGATTTGCAGAGCTACAATGAAGTCTTTGGTACGACTAACAATCCTTATGACCTTACCCGTACGCCTGGTGGCTCGTCCGGAGGTTCGGGAGCCGCGTTAGCGTGTGGCTTCACGCCAATTGAGATTGGCAGTGACATTGGTGGGTCGATTCGTTTGCCGTCGCATATGTCGGGTGTAGTTGGTCACAAGCCGACTTTCGGCATCGTCCCAGCGCATGGTCAGATTCCTGGACCTCCGGGGACATTGACGCTGGCCGACTTAGCGGTCATTGGTCCGATGGCGCGGACGGTGGAAGATCTCGAACTCGGGCTTGACCTCATGGTAGGACCGAATCGTTGGGATGGCCCTGCCTGGAAGATTGAGCTACCAAAGCCTCGGCATGCAACGCTACGCGAGTATCGTATCGCCGCGTGGCTTGATGATCCCCGCTGCTCAGTTGACCCTGAAGTGCGAGGCTTGTTAGAGAAGGCGGCACAGTCGCTTGCATCGGCAGGAGCGACTGTCGATATGAAAGCTCGCCCCGGTTTTACATTGGAAAAAGTGGTTGACACCTTCATGGCCTTGTTACAGGCCGCGTTAGCAGGTGGCAACTCGCGCGAAAAGATCGAAGCCTTCGCCGTATCACAAGGAGATACTGCGGTTGCCAAGACTCGCCGATTGCTGGCCATGCGTCATCGCGAATGGCTCAGTTATAACGAACGCCGTCTGCAAATGCGGAAACAGTGGGAAGAGTTCTTCCAGAGTTGGGACATTATGTTGCTGCCAGTGATGCCATGTGAAGCGATCAAGCATGATCAGTCTGAACCTCAGGCTGGTCGTACTGTGATAGTCGCTGGCGAAGCCCGTCCCTATTGGGACATGGTGTCATGGATGGCGCCAGCGGGTGCCTGTTATCTTCCCGCAACGGTTGTTCCAGTTGGACAGCTAAAGAACGGTTTGCCCATTGGCATACAGATTGTTGGGCCGTATCTACATGATCGATCGACGCTGCATGTGGCGAAAGAGTTGCTGAAGTTAGTTGGTGGGTGCCCGAGGCCAGAAGGATTCTAG
- a CDS encoding ribbon-helix-helix protein, CopG family, translating into MKTLTVRLPEPLVAEIEVESRERKCSKSDIVRERLQHGKRGTRTQATPLDAIADLIGSVDGLPTDLSERQKLYLKATGYGKKRPR; encoded by the coding sequence ATGAAAACCTTAACAGTAAGGTTACCCGAACCACTCGTTGCTGAAATAGAAGTTGAATCTCGTGAACGCAAATGTTCGAAGTCCGACATCGTACGAGAGCGTTTGCAACACGGAAAAAGAGGAACGAGAACTCAAGCGACACCTCTTGATGCCATTGCGGATCTCATCGGTTCTGTCGATGGATTGCCTACTGACTTAAGCGAGCGACAGAAACTTTATTTGAAAGCCACTGGCTATGGCAAGAAACGTCCTCGTTGA
- a CDS encoding RNA-binding transcriptional accessory protein, with protein sequence MNPTHITKIAQELNISPKQVEATAALLAEDATVPFIARYRKEATGSLDEVAITAVRDRLAQLEDLDKRREAILKSITEQGKMTDELHAKIMAAETMTVLEDLYLPYKPKRRTRATIAKERGLEPLAQILWEQGTVDPLTEAKAFINAEKEVSSEAEALAGARDIMAEWVSEDAPAREELRELYFNKGEFHSQVIPGKETEGSKFADYFDWHEPVTTAPSHRVLAMRRGEKEEFLSLRIRVPEEDAVGLLTSRFVKAKNTAAEQVAMAVQDSYKRLLSLSIETETRLVTKKRADEAAITVFADNLRQLLLASPLGQKMVLALDPGFRTGCKLVILGRQGQLIHSTAIFPHSGERSAAEAATALRTVCEKFPIEAIAIGNGTASRETEAFVRQLDLPKSITLVMVNESGASVYSASEVAREEFPDHDVTVRGAVSIGRRLMDPLAELVKIDPKSIGVGQYQHDVDEGALQQRLDDVVMSCVNSVGVEVNTASKQLLTYVSGLGPQLAQNIVTFRDANGPFTSRQDLRKVPRLGPKAFEQAAGFLRIRDGQHPLDASAVHPERYSLVETIAKDLKCTVSDLLREEATRRQIALDKYVTNDVGLPTLNDIMSELAKPGRDPRAQFEVVRFAEGVEKLEDVKPGMKLPGIVTNVTAFGAFVDIGVHQDGLVHISQLANQFVKNPHDVVKVQQKVNVTVLEVDVARKRISLSMRDDAAPVPAEAAKAPRQTTQSRPPQPNWQPPPQKPRQEGFSNRLVIPKLKG encoded by the coding sequence ATGAACCCAACTCACATCACAAAAATTGCCCAAGAACTCAACATTTCACCCAAACAAGTCGAAGCCACGGCTGCGCTCTTGGCTGAAGACGCAACGGTTCCATTTATCGCTCGTTATCGCAAAGAGGCGACTGGTAGCCTCGATGAGGTCGCGATTACGGCGGTTCGTGATCGCCTTGCGCAGCTTGAAGATCTCGACAAACGGCGCGAAGCAATCCTCAAGTCGATCACCGAGCAAGGCAAGATGACTGATGAGCTGCACGCCAAGATCATGGCGGCTGAAACAATGACAGTCTTGGAGGATTTGTATCTGCCGTATAAGCCCAAGCGTCGGACTCGTGCGACGATTGCCAAAGAGCGTGGTCTGGAGCCTCTCGCGCAAATCTTGTGGGAACAGGGGACAGTCGATCCGCTGACTGAGGCGAAGGCGTTCATCAATGCAGAGAAGGAAGTTTCATCGGAAGCTGAAGCGCTGGCTGGTGCGCGCGACATCATGGCTGAATGGGTGAGTGAAGATGCCCCTGCTCGGGAGGAACTGCGCGAGCTGTATTTCAATAAGGGTGAATTTCATTCACAAGTGATTCCCGGCAAAGAGACCGAGGGTAGCAAGTTCGCTGATTATTTCGATTGGCATGAGCCCGTAACCACAGCGCCGTCACATCGAGTGCTAGCCATGCGTCGCGGCGAGAAAGAGGAGTTTCTTTCCTTGCGTATTCGCGTACCAGAGGAAGATGCGGTTGGCCTGCTCACCAGCCGTTTCGTTAAGGCCAAGAATACTGCGGCTGAACAGGTAGCAATGGCTGTGCAAGACAGTTACAAGCGCTTGTTGTCGTTATCGATTGAAACGGAAACACGGCTTGTGACCAAGAAACGCGCTGATGAAGCAGCGATTACCGTGTTTGCTGATAATCTACGCCAGTTGCTGTTAGCCTCGCCACTCGGTCAGAAGATGGTGTTGGCGCTCGATCCGGGTTTTCGTACTGGCTGTAAGTTGGTGATCCTTGGTCGCCAAGGGCAGTTGATTCATTCGACTGCTATCTTTCCGCACTCAGGTGAACGCTCAGCAGCAGAAGCGGCAACTGCTCTACGCACGGTGTGTGAGAAATTTCCCATTGAGGCGATTGCGATCGGGAACGGTACCGCGAGCCGCGAGACCGAAGCGTTTGTCCGACAGCTCGATCTGCCGAAGTCGATTACGCTGGTCATGGTCAACGAGAGTGGTGCGTCGGTGTATTCGGCATCGGAAGTCGCACGTGAAGAATTTCCTGATCATGACGTCACCGTGCGTGGGGCGGTGTCGATTGGCCGCCGCTTGATGGACCCACTCGCTGAATTGGTGAAGATTGATCCGAAGTCGATTGGTGTTGGCCAGTATCAACACGATGTTGACGAAGGTGCACTGCAACAACGTCTTGATGATGTGGTGATGAGCTGCGTGAACAGCGTCGGGGTTGAGGTCAACACGGCCAGTAAGCAGTTGCTCACTTATGTGTCAGGGCTTGGTCCTCAGTTAGCGCAGAACATCGTGACTTTTCGTGATGCCAATGGACCGTTCACTTCACGGCAAGACCTACGCAAAGTGCCACGACTTGGACCCAAAGCCTTTGAGCAAGCCGCCGGCTTCCTGCGTATTCGCGACGGACAGCATCCACTTGATGCCAGTGCAGTGCACCCAGAACGCTACTCTCTCGTCGAAACTATCGCAAAGGACCTGAAATGCACCGTCAGTGATTTACTGCGGGAGGAGGCGACTCGTCGACAGATCGCGCTTGATAAGTATGTGACCAATGACGTGGGTCTACCGACACTTAACGATATTATGTCGGAACTGGCCAAACCTGGCCGTGATCCACGGGCGCAGTTTGAAGTCGTGCGTTTTGCTGAAGGGGTGGAAAAGCTGGAAGACGTGAAACCTGGCATGAAACTCCCTGGGATCGTGACCAACGTTACCGCCTTTGGTGCGTTTGTCGATATTGGCGTGCATCAAGACGGTCTCGTGCATATTAGCCAACTGGCCAATCAGTTCGTGAAGAACCCGCATGACGTGGTCAAAGTACAACAAAAAGTGAATGTAACGGTGCTCGAAGTGGACGTGGCGCGGAAACGAATCTCCTTGTCGATGCGCGATGATGCGGCTCCAGTACCTGCAGAGGCTGCGAAAGCACCACGGCAGACTACACAATCTCGACCACCGCAGCCAAACTGGCAACCCCCACCACAGAAGCCGCGCCAGGAAGGGTTTAGTAATCGCCTAGTCATTCCCAAGTTGAAGGGATAG